A part of Myxococcus landrumus genomic DNA contains:
- a CDS encoding Kdo hydroxylase family protein: protein MLETFDASRLKSAGPSTLSDALEHGRIVYFPESPVPLPAPEDITFLREELPTRMKRKNVSLYPEAMRLVGLDSGGDIAERTHRILGEHSRRVTDFLSRTMPGFVKDWSIGTSSFRPLQERGRKLKPHASNELIHVDAGAYGATHGDRILRFFINLHPTEERRWATRGTFEELYHRYGDTAGVAPPPGSERPLSPGVAGRMYSSLLRGASHLGLRMARVIDTSPYDRVMRRFHNFMKDTPEFQASREGYEEFGFPPFSAWMVLTDTVSHACLSGQYALVDTFLIRLSSCRLPEIAPFHLLQQAPAQLPHREAA from the coding sequence ATGTTGGAGACCTTCGATGCCTCGCGACTGAAGAGCGCGGGCCCCTCGACCTTGTCTGATGCGCTCGAGCATGGACGCATCGTCTACTTTCCCGAGAGCCCCGTGCCGCTGCCCGCACCCGAGGACATCACGTTCCTCCGGGAAGAGCTTCCCACGCGGATGAAGCGCAAGAACGTGAGCCTCTACCCCGAGGCCATGCGTCTGGTCGGACTGGATTCCGGAGGAGACATCGCCGAGCGCACACACCGGATTCTGGGAGAGCATTCGCGGCGGGTGACGGACTTCCTCTCGCGGACCATGCCAGGGTTCGTGAAGGACTGGAGCATCGGCACCTCCAGCTTCCGCCCGCTCCAGGAGCGGGGACGAAAGCTCAAGCCCCATGCGAGCAACGAGCTCATTCACGTGGATGCCGGCGCGTACGGCGCGACGCATGGCGACCGCATCCTGCGCTTCTTCATCAACCTGCATCCCACCGAGGAGCGCAGGTGGGCCACCCGAGGCACCTTCGAGGAGCTCTATCACCGCTATGGCGACACAGCCGGCGTGGCGCCTCCTCCCGGGAGCGAGCGCCCCTTGAGCCCCGGAGTCGCGGGCCGCATGTACTCGAGCCTGCTGCGGGGCGCGTCCCACCTCGGGCTGAGGATGGCCCGGGTCATCGACACCTCTCCGTATGACCGAGTGATGCGGCGCTTCCACAACTTCATGAAGGACACGCCAGAGTTCCAGGCGTCACGCGAAGGTTACGAGGAGTTCGGCTTCCCACCCTTCTCCGCCTGGATGGTGCTCACCGACACCGTGAGCCATGCGTGCCTGTCGGGCCAGTACGCGCTCGTCGACACGTTCCTCATCCGACTCTCGAGCTGCCGCCTTCCGGAAATTGCACCCTTTCACCTGCTGCAACAGGCTCCAGCCCAGCTCCCTCACAGAGAGGCCGCCTGA
- a CDS encoding DUF1624 domain-containing protein, translating to MAVPHARRIVGIDALRGLVMVLMLVDHARVFFFHVQVGDPMALPATPPGLFFTRLSSHLCASTFIILTGVAAWLYGQRHGGPRAASGFLFKRGLFLVALEFTVVNFAWTFSFLPQTYYFQVIGAIGLSMVALSALLYLPRPALLAFALLVIFGHNLLDPIRFEAEEQGHALWALLHDSGDIPLPWGASIKTAYPILPWIGVITLGFSMGPWFSSRVAPEVRHRRLWLSAAASLTLFVLLRLLNGYGEPLPWSVGATTLETAMSFVNPTKYPPSLAFLLMTLGAGMALLAGLDKAPRGLTSTLAVFGAAPLFFYVVHLFLLNTLHQLARALSGPHPGKLASFSNILSIWVLALIAVVPMWFACRAFSQVKARSANPWMSYL from the coding sequence ATGGCGGTCCCCCATGCCCGGCGCATCGTCGGCATCGATGCCCTGCGCGGGCTGGTCATGGTGCTGATGCTCGTCGACCACGCGCGCGTGTTCTTCTTCCATGTGCAGGTCGGCGACCCCATGGCGCTGCCAGCCACGCCCCCGGGTCTCTTCTTCACCCGGCTGTCCTCGCACCTCTGTGCCTCGACCTTCATCATCCTCACGGGCGTCGCCGCCTGGCTCTACGGACAGCGACACGGAGGCCCCCGCGCGGCCTCGGGCTTCCTGTTCAAGCGAGGCCTGTTCCTGGTGGCGCTCGAGTTCACCGTGGTCAACTTCGCCTGGACCTTCTCGTTCCTCCCCCAGACGTATTACTTCCAGGTCATCGGCGCGATAGGCCTCTCGATGGTGGCGCTGTCCGCGCTGCTCTACCTGCCGCGCCCGGCCCTGCTCGCCTTCGCCCTGCTCGTCATCTTCGGGCACAACCTGCTCGACCCGATTCGGTTCGAGGCGGAGGAACAGGGCCATGCCCTGTGGGCGCTCCTTCATGACAGCGGCGACATCCCCCTGCCCTGGGGTGCGAGCATCAAGACCGCCTATCCCATCCTCCCTTGGATAGGAGTCATCACCCTGGGGTTCTCGATGGGGCCCTGGTTCTCGTCTCGAGTCGCGCCAGAGGTGCGGCACCGGCGATTGTGGCTCTCGGCGGCGGCTTCCTTGACGCTCTTCGTCCTGCTGCGGCTGCTCAACGGCTACGGAGAGCCTCTCCCCTGGTCCGTTGGCGCGACGACGCTGGAAACAGCCATGTCATTCGTCAATCCCACCAAGTACCCACCGTCCCTCGCCTTCCTGCTCATGACGCTCGGCGCAGGCATGGCGCTCCTCGCGGGATTGGACAAGGCACCTCGTGGATTGACCTCGACGCTGGCGGTGTTCGGCGCGGCGCCGCTGTTCTTCTACGTCGTCCACCTGTTCCTGCTGAACACGCTCCATCAGCTCGCACGCGCCCTCAGCGGTCCCCACCCGGGCAAGTTGGCCAGCTTCTCCAACATCCTGTCGATATGGGTGCTCGCGCTCATCGCCGTGGTGCCGATGTGGTTCGCCTGCCGAGCCTTCTCCCAGGTGAAGGCGCGCTCCGCCAATCCCTGGATGAGCTATCTCTAG